One region of Enterobacter ludwigii genomic DNA includes:
- a CDS encoding gamma carbonic anhydrase family protein → MPSVLRPYKDLFPKKGDRVMIDASSVVIGDVRIAADVSIWPLVAIRGDVNYVSIGARTNIQDGSVLHVTHKSSYNPEGNPLIIGEDVTIGHKVMLHGCTIGNRVLVGMGSILLDGVIVEDDVMIGAGSLVPQNKHLESGYLYLGSPVKQIRPLKEAEIEGLRYSANNYVKWKDEYLAQDNQTQP, encoded by the coding sequence ATGCCCTCAGTATTACGTCCCTATAAAGATCTGTTCCCCAAAAAAGGCGATCGCGTGATGATCGATGCCAGCAGCGTGGTCATTGGTGATGTGCGAATAGCCGCTGATGTCAGTATTTGGCCACTTGTCGCCATCAGGGGGGATGTCAACTATGTGTCGATTGGTGCCCGTACCAATATTCAGGATGGTAGCGTTCTGCACGTCACGCACAAATCCTCATACAACCCTGAGGGCAATCCGCTCATCATTGGAGAGGATGTCACTATCGGCCATAAAGTGATGCTTCACGGCTGCACTATCGGTAATCGGGTGCTTGTGGGGATGGGCTCGATTTTGCTGGATGGTGTGATAGTAGAAGATGATGTAATGATTGGCGCTGGAAGTCTTGTCCCGCAAAACAAACATCTGGAAAGCGGTTATCTCTATTTAGGTAGCCCGGTGAAACAGATCCGCCCCTTAAAAGAGGCGGAAATAGAAGGGTTGAGATACTCAGCGAATAACTATGTGAAATGGAAAGATGAGTATTTGGCTCAGGACAACCAGACCCAGCCCTGA
- the smg gene encoding DUF494 family protein Smg, with translation MFDVLMYLFETYIHNEAEMRVDQDKLTQDLTDAGFEREDIYNALMWLEKLADYQEGLAEPMQLASDPLSVRIYTAEECERLDASCRGFILFLEQIQVLNLETREMVIERVMALDTAEFELEDLKWVILMVLFNIPGCENAYQQMEELLFEVNEGMLH, from the coding sequence ATGTTCGACGTACTGATGTATTTGTTTGAGACTTACATCCATAACGAAGCAGAAATGCGAGTGGATCAGGACAAATTGACACAGGATCTTACCGATGCGGGGTTTGAGCGGGAAGATATCTATAATGCGTTGATGTGGCTGGAAAAGTTAGCTGATTATCAGGAAGGCCTTGCCGAACCTATGCAGCTTGCTTCTGACCCATTGTCTGTACGCATCTATACCGCTGAAGAGTGTGAAAGGCTGGACGCCAGCTGCCGGGGATTCATTTTATTCCTTGAGCAGATTCAGGTGCTAAACCTCGAAACGAGAGAAATGGTGATAGAGCGCGTCATGGCGCTGGATACAGCAGAATTTGAACTGGAAGACCTCAAATGGGTGATCCTGATGGTTCTGTTTAATATTCCAGGCTGTGAAAATGCCTATCAGCAGATGGAAGAATTACTCTTTGAAGTGAATGAAGGTATGCTGCATTAA
- a CDS encoding DUF1992 domain-containing protein: MWLLDQWAERHIRDAQKKGEFDDLPGSGAPLVLEDDSHIAPELRAGYRLLKNAGCLPPELEQRREAVELADLLRGIRQDDPRHSELSRRLALIELKLRQAGMNTDFLRGEYGERLMHKINEE; the protein is encoded by the coding sequence ATGTGGTTGCTCGATCAGTGGGCAGAACGCCATATTCGCGATGCCCAAAAAAAAGGTGAATTTGATGATCTTCCAGGAAGTGGCGCTCCCCTTGTGCTGGAAGACGATTCGCACATCGCGCCAGAATTACGTGCAGGATACCGATTACTGAAAAATGCAGGTTGTCTTCCTCCTGAACTCGAACAGCGCAGGGAGGCGGTTGAGCTTGCTGATCTACTCAGAGGTATCCGTCAGGACGATCCTCGACATTCTGAACTTTCCCGTCGGCTCGCCCTGATTGAACTCAAGCTTCGCCAGGCTGGAATGAATACTGACTTTCTGCGCGGTGAATACGGCGAAAGATTGATGCATAAAATAAACGAGGAATAG
- the dprA gene encoding DNA-protecting protein DprA, whose amino-acid sequence MTSTEIWLRLIHTGSLCGDAMLDAVARLQNQKSIDVPVLRNAGLTAKQAERFFAPDENELERSLMWLEQPDNQLLTAHDPLYPPLLRTIPDYPGALFVKGNPEALNTIQLAVVGSRAPSWYGERWGKILCEQLSQSGFTITSGLACGIDGVAHNAALSVKGRSVAVLGNGLFSIYPRRHQALAIRLIESGGAIVSEFPLSAQPRPANFPRRNRIISGLSRGVLVVEAARRSGSLVTARCALEQGREVFALPGPIGNPGCEGPHWLIKQGATPVTEVGDILENLQYGLQWLQEDPEKRQYSSDQGKVALPFPKLLANVGDEVTPVDVVAERAGQPVPVTVAQLLELELAGWIAAVPGGYVRLRRACHVRRTDVFV is encoded by the coding sequence ATGACATCTACCGAGATATGGTTACGGTTAATACATACAGGGTCTCTTTGTGGTGATGCAATGCTGGACGCCGTCGCACGGCTACAGAATCAGAAAAGCATAGATGTTCCTGTTCTCAGAAACGCCGGGCTGACAGCAAAGCAAGCTGAAAGGTTCTTTGCTCCAGATGAAAATGAGCTGGAACGCAGCCTGATGTGGCTTGAGCAGCCGGACAATCAATTATTAACGGCACATGATCCGCTTTATCCTCCCTTGCTTCGAACTATTCCTGATTATCCGGGGGCGTTATTTGTAAAAGGCAACCCAGAGGCGCTTAACACTATCCAGTTGGCTGTTGTAGGTAGCCGTGCGCCGTCATGGTACGGCGAGCGATGGGGGAAAATTCTGTGCGAGCAGCTTTCTCAAAGCGGGTTCACGATCACCAGCGGGCTGGCCTGTGGTATTGATGGCGTTGCCCACAACGCTGCGCTGTCAGTAAAAGGTCGTAGTGTAGCCGTGTTGGGGAACGGTCTTTTTAGCATTTATCCCCGTCGGCATCAGGCTTTGGCTATACGTCTCATCGAATCTGGCGGTGCGATAGTGTCTGAGTTCCCTCTTTCGGCGCAGCCCAGACCAGCAAACTTTCCGCGTCGTAATCGAATTATCAGCGGGCTTAGCAGAGGCGTACTGGTCGTTGAAGCGGCGCGGAGAAGCGGTTCACTGGTCACAGCTCGATGCGCGCTCGAACAGGGGCGAGAAGTCTTCGCCCTGCCTGGTCCGATAGGCAATCCCGGATGCGAGGGGCCCCACTGGCTGATTAAGCAAGGGGCAACACCGGTAACGGAAGTCGGGGACATTCTTGAAAATTTGCAATATGGGTTGCAATGGCTGCAGGAAGATCCCGAAAAGCGACAATATTCATCAGATCAGGGAAAGGTGGCATTGCCATTTCCCAAGCTCCTGGCTAACGTAGGAGATGAGGTAACACCTGTTGACGTTGTCGCTGAACGTGCCGGCCAACCTGTGCCAGTAACGGTAGCACAGCTACTCGAACTGGAGTTAGCAGGGTGGATCGCAGCTGTACCCGGCGGCTATGTCCGATTAAGGAGGGCATGCCATGTTCGACGTACTGATGTATTTGTTTGA
- a CDS encoding DUF1488 domain-containing protein: protein MNQAIHFPDREVWDESKQAVCFPVLVHGMQLTCAIGGETLLSRFGGSHPLDVFCENRWDLEEEASDLIRDQQEDDQGWVWLS from the coding sequence GTGAACCAGGCAATTCATTTTCCTGATAGAGAAGTCTGGGATGAGAGCAAACAGGCTGTCTGCTTTCCGGTGCTGGTGCACGGGATGCAATTGACCTGTGCGATCGGCGGAGAAACGCTGCTGAGTCGCTTTGGCGGTTCTCATCCACTAGACGTCTTTTGTGAGAATCGCTGGGATCTCGAAGAGGAAGCCAGCGATTTGATCCGCGATCAGCAGGAAGACGATCAGGGCTGGGTCTGGTTGTCCTGA
- the zntR gene encoding Zn(2+)-responsive transcriptional regulator, with translation MYRIGELAKLANVTPDTIRYYEKQQMIDHEVRTEGGFRLYTDNDLQRLRFIRYARQLGFTLDSIRELLSIRIDPEHHTCQESKSIVQARLDEVEARIQELQTMQRSLQRLNDACCGTAHSSIYCSILEALEQGASGEMEGS, from the coding sequence ATGTACCGTATCGGTGAACTTGCAAAGCTCGCGAACGTAACGCCGGATACCATCCGATACTATGAAAAGCAGCAGATGATTGATCATGAAGTACGCACTGAAGGCGGTTTTCGCCTTTATACCGATAACGATCTACAACGTCTGCGCTTTATTCGTTATGCGCGTCAGCTTGGTTTCACACTGGATTCGATCCGCGAGTTATTATCGATCCGTATTGATCCGGAACATCATACCTGCCAGGAGTCGAAGAGTATTGTTCAGGCCCGCCTGGATGAGGTTGAAGCGCGCATTCAGGAGTTGCAGACTATGCAGCGTTCTTTACAAAGGCTGAATGACGCCTGCTGTGGTACGGCGCACAGCAGTATCTATTGTTCAATTCTGGAAGCCCTTGAACAGGGGGCCAGTGGAGAAATGGAGGGCAGTTGA
- the rsmB gene encoding 16S rRNA (cytosine(967)-C(5))-methyltransferase RsmB: MKKQNLRSMAAQAVEQVIEQGQSLSNVLPPLQQKVSDKDKALLQELCFGVLRTLSQLEWLINKLMSRPMTGKQRTVHYLIMVGFYQLLHTRIPPHAALAETVEGAVAIKRPQLKGLINGVLRQFQRQQEELLTEFAQSETRFLHPEWLLNRLKKAYPQQWQDIAEANNQRPPMWLRVNRNHHSRDAWLALLEEAGMNGFTHDAYPDAVRLASPAPVHALPGFDEGWVTVQDASAQGCITWLEPQNGEQILDLCAAPGGKTTHILEVAPQASVLAVDVDEQRLSRVYDNLKRLGMKAQVKQGDGRKPAEWCGETKFDRILLDAPCSATGVIRRHPDIKWLRRDRDIKELAQLQSDILDAIWPHLKPGGTLVYATCSVLPEENSQQIAAFLKRTPDAALRDTGTPERPGQQNLPGAEEGDGFFYAKLIKE; the protein is encoded by the coding sequence ATGAAAAAACAAAATCTACGCAGTATGGCGGCCCAGGCCGTTGAGCAGGTTATCGAGCAGGGCCAGTCTTTGAGTAACGTCCTGCCTCCGCTGCAACAAAAAGTCTCTGATAAAGACAAAGCCCTGCTTCAGGAGCTCTGCTTTGGCGTCCTGCGCACACTCTCTCAGCTTGAGTGGTTGATCAATAAGTTGATGTCGCGGCCAATGACCGGCAAGCAACGCACCGTACATTATTTAATTATGGTAGGTTTCTATCAGCTTCTTCATACCCGTATTCCACCTCATGCCGCTCTGGCTGAGACAGTGGAAGGTGCTGTTGCGATCAAACGTCCCCAACTGAAAGGTCTGATCAACGGAGTACTGCGTCAGTTCCAGCGACAGCAGGAAGAGCTTCTTACTGAGTTTGCTCAAAGTGAAACACGTTTCCTGCACCCGGAATGGCTTCTTAATCGCCTGAAAAAAGCTTATCCGCAGCAGTGGCAGGACATTGCCGAAGCCAATAACCAGCGCCCACCAATGTGGTTGCGCGTGAATCGTAATCATCATTCTCGCGATGCCTGGCTGGCCTTGCTTGAAGAGGCTGGAATGAACGGCTTCACACATGACGCCTATCCTGATGCCGTACGTTTAGCATCGCCTGCACCAGTACATGCATTACCCGGTTTTGACGAAGGCTGGGTAACTGTACAGGATGCCTCTGCCCAGGGTTGCATAACCTGGCTTGAACCACAAAATGGAGAGCAGATCCTCGATCTCTGCGCCGCGCCAGGCGGCAAAACCACGCATATTCTGGAAGTTGCGCCTCAGGCCAGCGTATTGGCAGTGGACGTTGATGAACAACGTCTTTCACGCGTCTACGACAACCTGAAACGTCTGGGTATGAAGGCGCAGGTTAAGCAAGGTGATGGACGCAAACCCGCAGAATGGTGTGGCGAGACGAAATTTGATCGTATTTTGCTGGACGCCCCCTGCTCGGCAACCGGTGTTATTCGCCGTCATCCGGATATTAAGTGGCTGCGTCGTGACCGTGATATTAAGGAACTTGCCCAGCTGCAATCCGACATTCTTGACGCCATTTGGCCACATCTTAAACCAGGCGGAACGCTGGTCTATGCAACCTGTTCCGTACTGCCGGAAGAAAACAGTCAGCAAATCGCGGCCTTCCTTAAACGAACTCCGGACGCTGCATTAAGAGATACGGGGACGCCTGAACGCCCCGGTCAGCAGAACCTGCCAGGTGCAGAAGAGGGTGATGGTTTCTTTTACGCTAAGCTAATCAAAGAGTGA
- the aroE gene encoding shikimate dehydrogenase, producing the protein MEAYAVFGNPIAHSKSPWIHQQFADQLQIVHPYGRVLAPVDAFVPTLNAFFDAGGKGANVTVPFKEEAFERADELTERASLAGAVNTLKRLEDGRLLGDNTDGIGLLSDLERLSFIKPGFRILLIGAGGASRGVLLPLLSFDCAVTITNRTFSRAEALAGLFAHTGSVSAVALDDLAGHEFDLIINATSSGIGGEVPAIPSALVSHHIYFYDMFYQKGKTPFLNWCEQHGAKHLADGLGMLVGQAAHAVLLWHGVLPAVEPVIEKLKQELTE; encoded by the coding sequence ATGGAAGCTTATGCTGTTTTTGGTAATCCGATAGCGCACAGTAAGTCACCCTGGATCCATCAGCAGTTTGCTGACCAGCTCCAGATAGTTCATCCCTATGGCCGCGTGCTGGCACCTGTTGACGCATTTGTTCCGACCCTGAATGCTTTTTTCGACGCGGGCGGTAAAGGTGCAAATGTGACGGTACCTTTCAAAGAAGAAGCTTTTGAACGGGCAGATGAACTGACTGAACGTGCTTCTCTTGCCGGTGCCGTGAATACGCTAAAACGGCTTGAGGATGGGCGGTTACTTGGCGATAACACGGATGGTATCGGGTTGCTTAGCGACCTGGAAAGACTGTCATTTATTAAACCGGGTTTTCGAATTCTACTGATAGGTGCGGGCGGGGCTTCTCGTGGCGTACTGCTTCCTCTCTTATCTTTTGATTGTGCTGTGACAATTACCAACCGCACGTTTTCCAGAGCAGAAGCGTTAGCGGGGTTGTTCGCACATACCGGCAGTGTAAGCGCAGTTGCGCTTGATGATCTGGCGGGTCACGAGTTCGATCTGATCATTAATGCTACCTCTAGCGGCATTGGTGGCGAAGTTCCGGCGATCCCTTCTGCACTGGTGAGTCACCACATCTATTTCTACGACATGTTTTATCAGAAAGGGAAGACACCTTTCCTGAACTGGTGTGAGCAACACGGCGCGAAGCATCTGGCGGATGGACTGGGTATGCTGGTGGGGCAGGCGGCACATGCGGTGCTGCTCTGGCACGGAGTGCTACCTGCGGTCGAACCGGTGATTGAAAAGCTGAAGCAGGAATTGACTGAGTGA
- the tsaC gene encoding L-threonylcarbamoyladenylate synthase type 1 TsaC → MNNNLPSGSIAHAVDVLKNEEVIAYPTEAVFGVGCDPDSETAVGRLLALKQRPVEKGLILIAANYEQLKPYIDDSMLTPAQRETVFSAWPGPVTFVFPAQPSTPRWLTGKFDSLAVRVTDHPLVVELCLAFGKPLVSTSANLTGLPPCRTTEEVLAQFGSDFPVALGETGGRLNPSEIRDALTGERFRQG, encoded by the coding sequence GTGAATAATAACCTGCCATCAGGCTCCATTGCGCATGCGGTGGATGTCCTGAAAAATGAAGAAGTCATCGCCTATCCAACTGAAGCTGTCTTTGGGGTCGGTTGCGATCCTGACAGCGAGACGGCCGTTGGCCGATTACTGGCACTCAAACAGAGGCCCGTCGAAAAAGGGCTGATTTTAATCGCTGCCAATTATGAACAACTAAAGCCTTATATTGATGATTCCATGTTAACACCGGCTCAGCGGGAGACTGTCTTCTCCGCGTGGCCAGGGCCTGTGACCTTTGTTTTTCCGGCGCAACCTTCGACACCGCGCTGGTTAACCGGAAAGTTTGATTCCCTCGCCGTCCGCGTCACCGACCATCCGCTGGTGGTGGAACTGTGCCTGGCGTTTGGCAAACCACTGGTCTCAACCAGTGCCAACCTGACCGGGCTGCCTCCGTGCCGAACAACTGAAGAAGTACTGGCGCAGTTCGGGAGCGATTTCCCGGTAGCATTGGGTGAAACGGGTGGTCGACTGAATCCGTCGGAAATCCGCGACGCTTTGACCGGCGAACGTTTTCGCCAGGGGTAA
- a CDS encoding alternative ribosome-rescue factor A: protein MSRYQHTKGQIKDNAIEALLHDPLFRQRVEKSKKGKGSYLRKDKHAKRGNWEASGKQADRFFTTGLLAFSF, encoded by the coding sequence ATGAGCCGCTATCAGCATACGAAGGGACAAATTAAAGATAACGCTATTGAAGCTTTACTACATGACCCGCTCTTCAGACAGCGCGTCGAGAAAAGTAAAAAAGGGAAAGGTAGTTATCTGCGTAAAGACAAGCATGCAAAACGGGGTAACTGGGAGGCCAGTGGCAAACAAGCGGATCGCTTTTTTACCACTGGCCTTCTTGCTTTTAGTTTCTGA
- the trkA gene encoding Trk system potassium transporter TrkA: MKIIILGAGQVGGTLAENLVGENNDITIVDTNGDRLRVLQDKFDLRVVQGHGSHPRVLREAGADDADMLVAVTSSDETNMVACQVAYSLFNTPNRIARIRSPDYVRDAEKLFNSEAVPIDHLIAPEQLVIDNIYRLIEYPGALQVVNFAEGKVSLAVVKAYYGGPLIGNALSTMREHMPHIDTRVAAIFRHDRPIRPQGSTIVEAGDEVFFIAASQHIRAVMSELQRLEKPYKRIMLVGGGNIGAGLARRLEKDYSVKLIERDQQRASELAEKLQNTIVFYGDASDQELLAEEHIDQVDLFIAVTNDDEANIMSAMLAKRMGAKKVMVLIQRRAYVDLVQGSVIDIAISPQQATISALLSHVRKADIVGVSSLRRGVAEAIEAVAHGDETTSRVVGRAIDEIKLPPGTIIGAVVRGNDVMIANDNLRIEQGDHVIMFLTDKKFITDVERLFQPSPFFL; encoded by the coding sequence ATGAAAATTATCATTCTGGGTGCAGGACAGGTTGGTGGAACGCTGGCGGAAAACCTGGTTGGTGAAAACAATGACATCACTATTGTTGATACCAACGGCGATCGGCTGCGCGTGTTGCAGGACAAGTTTGACCTTCGTGTTGTGCAGGGTCACGGCTCGCATCCACGGGTCCTTCGTGAAGCGGGTGCCGATGATGCCGACATGCTGGTTGCTGTAACCAGCTCTGACGAAACCAATATGGTTGCTTGTCAGGTGGCTTACTCACTTTTCAACACACCAAACCGAATCGCGCGCATCCGTTCTCCTGACTATGTCCGCGATGCAGAGAAACTGTTTAATTCCGAAGCGGTCCCGATTGATCATCTCATCGCGCCAGAGCAACTGGTTATCGACAATATCTATCGCCTGATCGAATATCCTGGCGCACTGCAGGTGGTGAATTTTGCCGAAGGTAAAGTGAGTCTTGCAGTGGTTAAGGCCTATTACGGTGGGCCATTAATCGGCAATGCGCTCTCCACAATGCGTGAGCATATGCCGCACATTGATACTCGTGTCGCAGCCATTTTCCGTCACGACAGACCGATTCGTCCGCAAGGCTCCACCATTGTCGAAGCCGGTGATGAGGTCTTCTTTATTGCGGCCTCTCAGCATATTCGCGCAGTAATGAGTGAGCTTCAGCGTCTCGAGAAGCCATATAAACGTATTATGTTGGTCGGTGGTGGCAATATCGGTGCTGGCCTGGCGCGTAGACTGGAAAAAGATTACAGCGTGAAATTGATCGAACGCGATCAGCAACGAGCTTCTGAACTGGCAGAAAAGTTGCAGAACACGATCGTATTTTATGGCGATGCGTCGGATCAGGAACTACTGGCTGAAGAACATATTGATCAGGTTGATCTGTTTATTGCCGTCACCAACGACGATGAAGCAAATATCATGTCGGCCATGCTCGCCAAACGAATGGGGGCAAAAAAGGTGATGGTGCTTATTCAGCGCCGGGCTTATGTTGACCTTGTTCAGGGGAGTGTCATTGATATCGCCATTTCGCCACAGCAAGCGACCATTTCCGCCCTCCTGAGCCATGTTCGCAAAGCGGATATTGTCGGCGTTTCATCTCTGCGTCGCGGTGTGGCAGAAGCCATTGAAGCCGTAGCTCATGGTGATGAAACCACATCACGCGTTGTGGGACGCGCCATTGATGAGATTAAACTTCCCCCGGGGACAATTATCGGGGCCGTAGTACGGGGGAATGATGTCATGATTGCCAATGATAATTTACGTATCGAGCAAGGGGACCACGTTATTATGTTCCTTACCGATAAAAAATTTATTACCGATGTCGAACGCCTGTTCCAGCCAAGTCCATTCTTCCTGTAA
- the mscL gene encoding large-conductance mechanosensitive channel protein MscL, whose translation MSFIKEFREFAMRGNVVDLAVGVIIGAAFGKIVSSLVADIIMPPLGLLIGGIDFKQFAVTLRDAQGDVPAVVMHYGVFIQNIFDFVIVAFAIFMAIKLINKLNRKKEEPAAAPAPTKEEVLLAEIRDLLKEQNNRS comes from the coding sequence ATGAGTTTTATTAAAGAGTTTCGCGAATTTGCGATGCGCGGGAATGTGGTGGATTTGGCAGTGGGTGTCATTATTGGTGCGGCGTTCGGTAAGATCGTCTCATCATTAGTTGCCGACATTATCATGCCACCGTTGGGGTTATTAATCGGGGGCATTGATTTCAAACAATTTGCCGTCACGCTCCGGGATGCGCAGGGCGATGTCCCGGCGGTCGTAATGCATTACGGTGTGTTCATTCAGAACATATTCGACTTCGTGATTGTGGCGTTTGCCATTTTTATGGCCATAAAGCTTATCAACAAGTTAAATCGTAAAAAAGAAGAGCCTGCAGCAGCACCAGCACCAACAAAAGAAGAAGTATTGCTGGCAGAAATTCGCGATCTGTTAAAAGAGCAGAATAATCGCTCTTGA
- the fmt gene encoding methionyl-tRNA formyltransferase, translated as MSKSLRIIFAGTPDFAARHLDALLSSDHQIVGVFTQPDRPAGRGKKLMPSPVKMLAEEHGLPVFQPASLRSPENQQLVADLNADVMVVVAYGLILPKAVLDMPRLGCVNVHGSLLPRWRGAAPIQRSLWAGDAETGVTIMKMDVGLDTGDMLYKLACPITAEDTSATLYDKLADLGPQGLLETLQQLADNTAQPEVQDETLVTYAEKLSKEEARIDWSLSAAQLERCIRAFNPWPMSWMEIDEQPVKVWKASVICGNTTAEPGTIIDVSKNGIQVATAQGILNLEALQPAGKKAMSAQDLLNSRREWFIPGKRLA; from the coding sequence GTGTCTAAATCGCTACGTATTATCTTTGCAGGAACGCCTGATTTTGCAGCGCGTCATCTTGACGCGCTGTTGTCTTCTGATCACCAGATTGTGGGTGTATTTACTCAACCAGATCGTCCGGCTGGCCGCGGCAAAAAGTTGATGCCAAGCCCGGTAAAAATGCTGGCAGAAGAGCATGGATTACCGGTATTCCAGCCAGCCTCCCTGCGTTCACCGGAAAATCAGCAACTTGTTGCTGACCTGAATGCCGACGTTATGGTGGTAGTGGCTTACGGTTTAATTCTGCCCAAAGCTGTGCTTGATATGCCTCGCCTGGGCTGTGTAAATGTGCACGGTTCTCTGCTGCCTCGCTGGCGTGGCGCCGCGCCTATCCAGCGTTCTTTATGGGCAGGTGATGCAGAGACTGGCGTCACTATCATGAAGATGGACGTAGGTTTAGACACTGGCGACATGCTCTATAAACTCGCCTGCCCGATTACCGCGGAAGACACCAGCGCAACGCTGTACGACAAGCTGGCGGACCTTGGCCCTCAGGGTCTCCTCGAGACGCTGCAACAGCTTGCGGATAATACGGCGCAACCTGAAGTTCAGGATGAAACGCTTGTTACCTATGCCGAAAAGCTAAGCAAAGAAGAAGCGCGGATCGACTGGTCCCTGTCAGCTGCTCAACTCGAACGCTGCATTCGTGCGTTTAATCCATGGCCAATGAGCTGGATGGAGATCGATGAGCAGCCAGTGAAAGTCTGGAAAGCCTCGGTCATTTGCGGCAATACCACGGCTGAACCCGGTACGATTATTGATGTCAGCAAGAACGGTATCCAGGTAGCGACCGCCCAAGGGATCTTGAATCTTGAAGCACTGCAACCGGCCGGTAAGAAAGCCATGAGCGCTCAGGACCTGTTAAATTCCCGTCGCGAATGGTTTATCCCCGGCAAACGTCTTGCCTGA
- the def gene encoding peptide deformylase codes for MAVLQVLHIPDERLRIVAEPVKEVNAEIQRIVDDMFDTMYAEEGIGLAATQVDIHKRIIVIDVSENRDGRLVLINPELLEKSGETGIEEGCLSIPEQRALVPRAEKVKIRALDRDGNPFELEADDLLAICIQHEMDHLVGKLFIDYLSPLKQQRIRQKVEKLDRMRSRA; via the coding sequence ATGGCAGTTTTGCAAGTGTTACATATTCCGGACGAGCGCCTTCGCATCGTCGCTGAACCGGTTAAAGAAGTGAATGCAGAAATTCAGCGTATCGTAGATGATATGTTCGATACCATGTACGCCGAAGAAGGCATTGGCCTCGCGGCGACTCAGGTGGACATTCACAAGCGCATTATCGTGATCGACGTTTCTGAAAATCGCGATGGTCGTCTGGTGCTGATCAATCCTGAGTTGCTTGAGAAAAGTGGCGAAACCGGTATTGAGGAAGGCTGTCTTTCCATTCCGGAACAGCGCGCTTTAGTGCCACGTGCCGAAAAAGTGAAAATTCGCGCTCTGGATCGTGACGGTAATCCGTTCGAGCTGGAAGCAGACGACCTGCTGGCGATTTGTATTCAGCATGAGATGGATCACCTGGTCGGTAAACTGTTTATCGATTACCTCTCACCACTGAAACAGCAGCGTATTCGCCAGAAAGTAGAGAAACTGGATCGTATGCGCTCGCGTGCATAA
- a CDS encoding topoisomerase DNA-binding C4 zinc finger domain-containing protein yields MAKSALFTVHKNEPCPQCGAELVIRSGKHGPFLGCSQYPECDYVRPLKSQADGHIVKILEGQLCPLCGGELALRQGRFGMFIGCSRYPACEHTEQIDKPDETAIACPQCQRGQLVQRRSRFGKTFHSCDRYPECQFVINFKPVAGVCTHCNYPLLIEKKTAQGMKRFCASKQCGKPVSADQNSE; encoded by the coding sequence ATGGCCAAATCAGCACTATTCACGGTGCATAAAAATGAGCCCTGTCCGCAGTGCGGGGCTGAACTTGTTATTCGGTCCGGGAAACACGGCCCGTTTCTCGGTTGTTCACAGTATCCGGAATGTGATTATGTCCGTCCCCTGAAAAGCCAGGCGGACGGACATATCGTTAAAATTCTGGAGGGGCAGCTTTGCCCTCTCTGCGGCGGTGAGTTAGCGCTGCGTCAGGGGCGTTTCGGCATGTTCATTGGATGTAGCCGTTACCCTGCATGCGAACATACAGAACAAATTGATAAACCGGATGAAACGGCTATTGCTTGTCCTCAATGCCAGCGTGGGCAACTGGTACAGCGTCGTTCTCGTTTTGGTAAGACCTTCCATTCTTGCGATCGCTATCCTGAATGCCAGTTCGTTATCAATTTCAAACCGGTAGCGGGCGTCTGCACTCATTGCAATTATCCGCTACTTATTGAGAAGAAAACGGCGCAAGGTATGAAACGCTTTTGCGCCAGTAAACAATGTGGAAAGCCGGTTTCGGCGGATCAAAATAGTGAATAA